The segment CTGCAGCACTGGCAACGAGGTCCGCGAAGGGTGGGCTTGTTCATGCCGCCACCTCCCGCGCATCCGCTTGGGCCTGTACCCATGCGATGACTTCGGCCTCAACCCACGCGCTGGTGCGATCCCCGATCTTGAGCCTTTTGGGGAACCTTCCCTGCTTTTCGAGGGCGTAAATCCAAGCTCTAGACAGGCTTGTGATGGCCCGCACCGCAGGCATGCGGATCAGGCGGATCGGGACGACAGAGGCAGTCTCCGTGGGAGCGATTCCACGAGACAGCGGCCCGCCATTGGCAGGAGCCAAT is part of the Dyella jiangningensis genome and harbors:
- a CDS encoding helix-turn-helix transcriptional regulator; amino-acid sequence: MESRTSVVLAPANGGPLSRGIAPTETASVVPIRLIRMPAVRAITSLSRAWIYALEKQGRFPKRLKIGDRTSAWVEAEVIAWVQAQADAREVAA